In Kitasatospora sp. NA04385, a single genomic region encodes these proteins:
- a CDS encoding RNA-binding S4 domain-containing protein → MSADEASARIDSWIWAIRLIKTRSAAGAACRAGHVKVNGATAKPAQHVKPGDDVRVRVEGRERIVQVVRPIAKRVGAPVAETCYVDHSPPPPPREERPAAVAQRDRGAGRPTKRERRDLDRLKDGYRPYF, encoded by the coding sequence ATGAGTGCGGACGAGGCGAGCGCGCGGATCGACAGCTGGATCTGGGCGATCCGGCTGATCAAGACCCGCTCGGCGGCGGGCGCGGCCTGCCGGGCCGGGCACGTGAAGGTGAACGGGGCGACGGCGAAGCCCGCGCAGCACGTCAAACCGGGGGACGACGTGCGGGTGCGGGTCGAGGGGCGGGAACGGATCGTCCAGGTGGTGCGGCCGATCGCCAAGCGGGTCGGCGCCCCGGTCGCCGAGACCTGCTACGTGGACCACAGCCCCCCGCCGCCGCCGCGCGAGGAGCGGCCGGCCGCGGTCGCCCAGCGCGACCGGGGCGCGGGGCGGCCGACCAAGCGCGAGCGGCGCGACCTCGACAGGCTCAAGGACGGCTACCGCCCGTACTTCTGA